One Streptomyces umbrinus genomic window, TTCCTGGCATACGGGGGGCGGAGTGCGCGCGCACTGCACGGGGGCGGAGAAACGGGGCACAAGAAGCAACTCTCGGCGGATTGGGGCGCTTTCGATGACACCTACGCTCGTGCGGCATCACCAACCTCACGCGGGGACTGTGCCCCGGGTGGATCCGTGGGCACGCGCGCGTGACTGGGCCGAGATTCAGGAGCGGATGCTCGTCCCGCTCTACGAGGCCGTGTACCAGCGGCTCGAAGTGGGCTCCGCCACCCGGTTGTTGGGGCTCGGCTGCGGGTCCGGTCTCGCGCTGCTCATGGCGGCCTCCCGAGGCGCCGGGGTCACCGGTGTCGATGCCGGCGCGCCCGAGCGGCTGACTCTCGCGCGGGAGCGGTTACTGCCCCAGGCGTGGGGCACGCGTGCGCGTGCCGGGACTCGGCTGGTCGACGGAGCACCGGCGGACCTCGCGTCCGACGCGATTGGCCCGGGGCCGTCCGCGTACAACCTGGTGACGGCCTTCGAGCCGATCGGGTGTGTGGGCGGGGACTCCGAAGGGCTGGGTGAGTTGCTGGCGGGGGCGCGTCCCCTTGTGGGGCGGGGGGTTCCCGTGGTGATCGCGGGGTGGGGGCCGCCGGAGCGGTGCGCTACCGCCTCTGTGCTGCGGGTCGCCACGAAGCTGGCGGATCCGCTTCGGGGGGCGGGGAGCTGGCGGCCTGCCCTTCGGGACGATCTGGAGGAGGTCGCCCAGCGTGCCGGGCTTCGGCCCGACGGGTCGGGGCGGGTTGCCTGTCCCTTCGGGTACGCCGATGTGGACAACGCGGTGCGGGGGTTGGTCTCTACGGGGCTGTTCGATGCTGCCGTCGCCGCCACGGATCAGGCTCAGGTCGACAAGGAGCTCCGCGAGGCCCTGCATCCCCATCAGCGGCGGGACGGCACGGTATGGATGCCGAACATCTTCCGCTACCTGATCGCCCGCACCCCCTGACACGATCTTTCCTCGCCCCCGCCGCCCTTACCCGTCCCGTCCCTGGGGGCTGCCGCCCCCAGACCCCCGCCATCGGCCTGAACGGCCTCGTCCTCAAACGCCGGACGGGCTGGAAGGCGGGGGGCGCAGCCCCGCCTTCCAGGGGCGCGGGGAACTGCGCGACCAGCCACACACCACTCGCACCCGACACTCGACGATCGGGGGTTCGGGGGGCGGAGCCCCAGGGACGGGACAGGTAGGGGGCGGCGGGGCGAGGAAAGTAGGCCCTCAGTCGGCCTTCGTCAGGCGGGTGACCCCCGCCACCCGGTACGCGTCCGTCTCCTCCAGCGTCTCGTTCTCCAGGAGCGCCGCCGCGAGGGCGTCCAGCTGGGGGCGATGGGCGCGGAGCTTGCCGCACGCCTCCTCGTAGCACTCGTCCACGATCCGCCGCATCTCGTGCTCGATCGTGTCGAGGGTCTCCGGCGCGGCGGAGAGTCCGTACGCCTGCTGGGCGTCACCGGGAAGCGCGGAGAGACGGCCGACGCGTTCGCTCATGCCCCAGCGCGCGACCATGCCCCGGGCGATATTGGTGACCTGTTCCAGGTCGTTCTCGGCACCGGTGGTGACCACGTCGAAGACGACACGCTCCGCCGCCATGCCACCCAGCGCCCCGATGATCCGCCCGCGCAGATACTCCTCCGTGTACGCGTACCGGTCGGCGTCAGGGGTGGAGAGCGTGACCCCCAGCGCCCGCCCGCGCGGCACGATGGTGACCTTGCGGACCGGATCGGCGCCCGGCTGCAGCATGCCGAGGAGCGCGTGCCCGCTCTCGTGGTAGGCGGTGCGGCGGCGTTCCTCCTCCGGCATGACCAGCGGCCGTTCCGCGCCCAACTGCACCTTCTCCAGCGCCTCTGACAGGTCGCTCCGGGTGACCTGGGACTGCTTGCGCTTCACCGCAAGGAGCGCCCCCTCGTTCGCCAGGTTGGCCAGCTCAGCACCGGTCATCCCCGGCGTCGTACGGGCGATCTGGCCGAGGTCGACATCGGGCGCGAGTGGGATCTCCCGGGTGTGGATCTCCAGGATCGCCTCGCGGCCGGCCCGGTCGGGAGGTGAGACGTTCACGACCCGGTCGAAGCGGCCGGGCCGGGTCAGCGCGGGGTCCAGGACGTCTGCCCGGTTGGTCGCCGCGATGACGATCACGCCCTCGGAGCCGGAGAAGCCGTCCATCTCGGTGAGGATCTGGTTCAGCGTCTGCTCGCGCTCGTCATGGCCGCCCATGCCGGAACCGGCGCCCCGCGCCCGCCCGATGGTGTCGATCTCGTCGATGAAGATGATCGAAGGAGCCACCTTGCGGGCCTCCGCGAACAACTCCCGTACGCGGGAGGCGCCGACGCCCACGATCATCTCGATGAACTCCGAGGCGGAGGCCGAGAAGAACGGCACGCCCGCCTCCCCCGCGACCGCCCGCGCGAGCAGCGTCTTACCCGTGCCGGGCGCACCCGCGAGCAGCACCCCGCGCGGCATCTTCGCGCCCATCCTGCGGTAGGCGTCCGGGTTCTTCAGGAAGTCGACCACGTCGTTGAGCTCGCCCTCGACCTCGTCGATACCGGCCACGTCCGCGAACGTCGTGCGCTCGGCACCGGGCTGCAGTTCGACCGGCTTGGGCGGTGCCTTGCGGCCGAGCATGCCGCCGGCGCCGCCGAGGCCCGTCCTCATCCGCCGGGCGATGAAGATCCACAGGACGACCAGCAGCACCATCGGCGCCAGCGAGATCAGCAGGTTCGCCAGGAGGCTGCGCTGCTGGACCACCGGCTCGGCCGTCACGGTGACGTCGTGCTTGTCCAGCTGTTCCCAGAGCTCGTCGTCCGCGAAGACCGGGCGCTGGGTCTTGAACTTGGTGTACTTCCCGTCGTCCCCGGGGTTGTCCTGCGCCTTCTTGAGCTGGCCCTGGATGGCGTCGCCCTTGGAGTAGATCTTGGTGACGTTGCCGTCGTCGACCTGCTTGCTGAACTCCGTGTACGAGATCGTCGGTTCGTCGCCCTCGTTGAAGAAGGACAGCACGAGGTAGGCGATGAGGAAGACGACCAGGGCGGCGAGGGCCAGGCCCCACCAGCCGCCGCGCATCCGCCTCCCGCCACCGGGCGACGGCTTCGGCGGCTCCTCCTCCGGAGTGCCCTCGGAGCGCCACGGCCGGTCGGGGGCCTTGCGCGGCGGCACAGGGTTGCTCATATCCGGACGTTACGACACGAAGGCCACACCAGCACGCGCACAGAGAGCAGACGCCGACACCCGAGGCCCAGGACCCGAGGCCCAAGGCCCGGCACCCGGCACCCGGCACCCGGCACCCGGCACCCGGCACGAACGAGGCTGGGGGCGCCCCCCAAAGAGGGCACCCCCAGCCTCGTACCGAAAATTCGTCAGCCCATGAACTTCTTGAACTCGTCCGGGAGCTCGAAGTCCTGCGGCTGCTGGCCGCCCG contains:
- a CDS encoding SAM-dependent methyltransferase — its product is MTPTLVRHHQPHAGTVPRVDPWARARDWAEIQERMLVPLYEAVYQRLEVGSATRLLGLGCGSGLALLMAASRGAGVTGVDAGAPERLTLARERLLPQAWGTRARAGTRLVDGAPADLASDAIGPGPSAYNLVTAFEPIGCVGGDSEGLGELLAGARPLVGRGVPVVIAGWGPPERCATASVLRVATKLADPLRGAGSWRPALRDDLEEVAQRAGLRPDGSGRVACPFGYADVDNAVRGLVSTGLFDAAVAATDQAQVDKELREALHPHQRRDGTVWMPNIFRYLIARTP
- the ftsH gene encoding ATP-dependent zinc metalloprotease FtsH — protein: MSNPVPPRKAPDRPWRSEGTPEEEPPKPSPGGGRRMRGGWWGLALAALVVFLIAYLVLSFFNEGDEPTISYTEFSKQVDDGNVTKIYSKGDAIQGQLKKAQDNPGDDGKYTKFKTQRPVFADDELWEQLDKHDVTVTAEPVVQQRSLLANLLISLAPMVLLVVLWIFIARRMRTGLGGAGGMLGRKAPPKPVELQPGAERTTFADVAGIDEVEGELNDVVDFLKNPDAYRRMGAKMPRGVLLAGAPGTGKTLLARAVAGEAGVPFFSASASEFIEMIVGVGASRVRELFAEARKVAPSIIFIDEIDTIGRARGAGSGMGGHDEREQTLNQILTEMDGFSGSEGVIVIAATNRADVLDPALTRPGRFDRVVNVSPPDRAGREAILEIHTREIPLAPDVDLGQIARTTPGMTGAELANLANEGALLAVKRKQSQVTRSDLSEALEKVQLGAERPLVMPEEERRRTAYHESGHALLGMLQPGADPVRKVTIVPRGRALGVTLSTPDADRYAYTEEYLRGRIIGALGGMAAERVVFDVVTTGAENDLEQVTNIARGMVARWGMSERVGRLSALPGDAQQAYGLSAAPETLDTIEHEMRRIVDECYEEACGKLRAHRPQLDALAAALLENETLEETDAYRVAGVTRLTKAD